The Ooceraea biroi isolate clonal line C1 chromosome 1, Obir_v5.4, whole genome shotgun sequence genome has a window encoding:
- the LOC113563303 gene encoding protein TIS11-like: MLLIGDNTASKAKELPSNSTTSNTVNGTGSGSNIGNGHIPLKRSYTSLMTTLIEHHRKLDRSVSEPTSRYKTELCRPYEENGSCKYGDKCQFAHGYSELRNLARHPKYKTELCRTFHTIGFCPYGPRCHFIHNFEEARIHNQKVSAQLGSTQPNLVSLNPLMSAAAAVAATSGNAAANVTNNGAAINPVNLFEHLTASSHVAVAAAAAATTTSGLMRTNSLSLGSSGANGYSQPPLLRTNSLSLATSHHHAMHHHQHQQHHHHHHQMNAVNSVIGATKPKPLNLSPTFSLGSAADSVSPSSSLSQSPTNSMASFFSDDCSQQTASCTNLPTTPFSFSRQDFGLLATRQSPSPRNNSVCSPLGSDEVTPRTPSPLSPNAETRLPVFNRISSTLSDLENLKI; this comes from the coding sequence AACACAGCCTCGAAGGCGAAAGAACTACCATCAAACTCGACGACATCGAACACCGTGAACGGTACTGGTTCCGGCAGCAATATCGGCAACGGACATATACCCCTAAAGCGCAGCTATACCTCCCTAATGACTACGCTTATCGAGCACCATCGTAAATTGGATCGCAGCGTCAGCGAGCCTACGTCACGCTATAAGACGGAGCTTTGCCGACCGTATGAGGAGAACGGCTCATGCAAGTATGGCGACAAATGCCAGTTCGCGCACGGTTACAGCGAGCTGCGCAACCTCGCCCGCCACCCTAAGTACAAGACCGAATTATGCCGCACCTTCCACACGATTGGCTTCTGCCCGTATGGCCCGCGCTGCCACTTCATCCACAACTTTGAGGAGGCGCGCATACACAATCAAAAAGTGAGCGCTCAGCTGGGCTCAACACAGCCGAACCTGGTCAGCCTGAACCCGCTGATGAGCGCGGCGGCTGCCGTGGCTGCCACGTCCGGCAATGCCGCCGCTAATGTCACGAACAATGGCGCAGCCATCAATCCCGTTAACTTGTTCGAGCATCTCACAGCGTCGTCGCACGTGGCCGTAGCCGCCGCCGCTGCAGCAACTACTACTTCCGGTCTCATGAGGACAAACTCGCTGAGCCTCGGCAGCAGCGGCGCGAACGGCTACAGCCAGCCGCCGTTGCTGCGAACAAACTCGTTGAGTCTGGCCACGAGCCATCATCATGCGATGCATCATCATCAACACCAGCAgcaccatcaccaccatcaTCAGATGAATGCCGTGAATTCAGTGATCGGCGCGACGAAGCCGAAACCGCTCAACCTCAGTCCAACCTTCTCCCTCGGTAGCGCTGCTGACTCGGTCTCGCCGTCCTCTAGCTTGAGCCAGTCGCCGACGAACTCGATGGCGAGCTTCTTCAGCGACGACTGCAGCCAGCAGACGGCATCCTGCACGAATCTACCAACCACGCCGTTCAGTTTCTCACGCCAGGACTTTGGGCTGCTCGCTACGAGACAGAGTCCGAGTCCGCGCAACAACAGTGTGTGCAGTCCGCTTGGCTCTGACGAGGTGACGCCCAGGACACCCTCGCCGTTGTCGCCTAACGCAGAGACCAGACTGCCGGTGTTCAACAGGATCAGCAGCACCCTGAGCGATCTTGAGAACCTCAAGATCTAG